Genomic segment of Nothobranchius furzeri strain GRZ-AD chromosome 12, NfurGRZ-RIMD1, whole genome shotgun sequence:
aaaggtttgtgttttatgttctgtctgttttataatcgccaatacggacctgaaaacaaaggagaccgctagctaggtgataacttctcacggggacgcacagttagtaactgtttttaaaagtaaagcaaccggaaggcagtacgttctttattctgaaaatctcgggagcttctctcaatttccgcgtccgatttcctgtctttccttccccaaaaatgtcgaacttgacccgtttcagaggcgtcgcgcgtagaaaatagaaccggcgcgtaagggccgcgacatgctgctcctgagacgtggccgactcgcgctgctgacggctccggtggaaaaggttctgttgaccacagcggttcctatcagcagctatgacgtgctgctgcagtaacgtgctgctgacgactcctgtggaaagccggggttagagtcggcttcatcctgtaaacaaacaaatgagtggtaacaaaaacaccacgtctggttctggtggaggcggaggacaacacgcacctttccaggagcagaacccagatgttcttgttgctacaaacagagacgagcagagttaacaaaccaggaagtgagagggaccagctgctgcagacaggtgacgctcacctgagcctgaaccataggagcctcctcagccatcagaccttctgactccagttcagatgccaccttgttgatgtccctcaggcgggactcgttggccttcaggtcctgcaggacaaaagcacctgctgattatcacctgagctgatctgacagctgctgctggaagacggagaggaggaaaagtccgaccttctggaagtcgtcaaacttcttctgcaagacctcgacctgctccaggtccgacccgtctctccatcctcattcagctaaagacgcgagttcaagtaaaacaacctaaagtcacacaaacacaaagcaggtgtggagatgttcgctctgagctggaggtcgttcctcggctgtgaagggcacacgaaccttgttggtgctgttgagcagcgtgaggatgtcgcccttcttcatggtgacctctcgaggactcttctcctggtagtcgtacagagccagaaccagctccttcccggtctcatcgtcagttggagccacttgttgctgtcgggttaacaggtctggtgttagaacgtggtggataagaatgttctgacgggccgagggttctgaac
This window contains:
- the LOC139062058 gene encoding spectrin alpha chain, non-erythrocytic 1-like isoform X2; translated protein: MEEGHFAGSEPSARQNILIHHVLTPDLLTRQQQVAPTDDETGKELVLALYDYQEKSPREVTMKKGDILTLLNSTNKVVLLELASLAE
- the LOC139062058 gene encoding uncharacterized protein isoform X1 — its product is MEEGHFAGSEPSARQNILIHHVLTPDLLTRQQQVAPTDDETGKELVLALYDYQEKSPREVTMKKGDILTLLNSTNKLNEDGETGRTWSRSRSCRRSLTTSRRT